The sequence CCCAGTTAGAACTACCAAATTAACATTCATACTATTGCCTCCCTATAATGTACTCCTGCAGGCACAACTCCATAATTCTCCAAGCGTGTTCTTAAAACCCTAACGCTCATCCCTGAGACTTTCGCAGCATGCTCCAAAGGCGGACGATCTCTCATGAGCTCTTCAAAATACGCTCTTCGCACATCCTCCATAACATCTGCATATTTGCGCATGTCTCCATTCTCATCAAAGAGATCCACTCTCATCTTTGCCACCCCCGTGCAATCTGAATTCAAGTTTTTTTCTCAAATATTCTTCGTGATTCTCACAATCTGAAATCTTTCCAACCGTAAGAATAGATATCAAAAATACTCCTAAAATCCCGCCTATAAACATGCCAAGAAGAAAAATCATTCTTCATCATCCTCCTTCACAAAGACCTCTAACTCTTTTATGCCCGATTCAAGCCAATCTTGCATGTATTTGTAGGAATTCAGCACGTACTCAACCAGATTCTCATGGCAGTGGGCATGCTTGCAAAAATTCTCGACTTGCTCACGGACACCATCAATATATCCATGCACATGGTTCATAGCAGAATAAGCACCCAAAATGCGTTGTTCGTCAATTTTTATCATTTCTCATCATCTCCTTTAATCAACACCTTTTTCTTTGACCCGTCTATCAATTTCATCAAGATATCCCTTTATATCACCGAGTAAGTTGTTTAAATGTACTGAAATCACATAATAAATCGTCTCATGCTCCTTTTGCGCTTGATATTCAAACGCATCTATCACCTCTTTTGCTTCCTCAACTTTCTCTTTGGCAAATTCAATCGCATCACTAATCATTTCTCATCATCTCCAAATTCTTCGTACTCCTCACACTCTACTTCTTTTTCCCAATTGTCTGTCATCCAACTATCGTTTCCTCTCATACAGTGCCCAATATTTATTCGATAATTTTTACACTTTAAACATTGCTCTTTAAGTTTCACCCTTCATCATCTCCCAGTGCTCCCAAAACCATCTTCTCCACGGTTGGAGTCCGGCAACTCATCTTTCACCATCACGGCTGAACACGGAAGAATTATCAACTGAGCTATCCTATCTCCGGACTGAATTTCGTAATCGTAGCCGCCTATATTCGCCAAATTCACCATGATTTCTCCTCTATATCCTGAATCTATAACCCCACCCATTACAAAAATCCCCTTTGCCGCCATTGAAGAACGTTCTTTGACAAGTCCAAAATAGCCTTCTGGGATTGCAACTTTTACACCAGTATGGATCATGGGTGTGAATTCTTGAGCCGGTACTATTACATCTTCGATGCTTTCTAAATCCCATCCAGCGTCTGTGTAGTGTTTATGAAAAAGCATCTTATTCGTTTTTACCTCTGGATATTCTTTTTCAGTTGTGTTCATTTTTGCTCCCCCTTTTTATGATCCTTTCTCCATTTCTCCTCGTCAATTTTGTAGTAATCTCTGAACTCCCACATCTTAAGTAGTTTCCTTACATCCATTGATTCTTTTACAAGCTCTTTCTTGGCTTCTAAATCATGAACAGAAAGCATTTTCTCTTCAAGAAATTTCAAATAACTTCCCAAAACAGCTGTTACTCCATCCATTTTCATTCCTCCTTTAACCATTCAAGGTTTTTGTCTCTCAACGTTTTTCGGTAATCGTCTACATCTTTGATTTCAATGGTTAGTAAGCTTTCATACAACCTTGAGAACATTTTGCTTCCTAACGCATTCATGAAGTCTCTCATGGGTAAGTTTGTTGTGAAAACTGTTCCTCTCTTTTGCCGATAACGATGTTCGATCAATTCAAAAGCACGTTGGAGAAAATATTTATTCTCAAACTCTGTAGTAAGATCATCAATCACCAATAAATCCACCCCACGCAAGGCTTCGAAGCGCTCATCAATGGCTTGAAAACCGCCATGGAGCAAATCAACCGCCAAAACAAGCGCCGCTGTATCTCCGACTTCTATCGCTTTTCGTATGGTCGCAATCGCTAAATGAGTCTTACCAGCTCCATAAGGGCCCGTTATCAAGATGTTCGCACCCTGTTCCCATGCACGTGCTTTGACATATTTTTTCATCAGTTTAAGCGCTTCTCCGCTGCTTGCGCTTCGTATCATGAAATTTTCAAAGCTTTTATCTGCCAAATTATCTGGTACAATTTCTCTCAATTTGTGCTCTAATTCAACCTGTTTCAGCCACGATTGATATCTTGGACAAACTATGGGAATTGGTTGCTCAGTCGGGCTTGATTCAAATATAAGAACACCGCCATATGGGCACTCGTAAGGCCCCGGACACTTTTCAAGACAGTTATCCAACATCTCCCTTGGAGTGGTAAAGCGTCTTTGCGAGATCTTCTTCTGTGAATCCTGTGCCCGCTGGGCTCTTGTAGAGTTCAGCTTCATCTCTTCTTCGATCTTGCTTATCTTGTCTCTTAACGGTTTCATGGCGCACCTCCTTGTCATCGTATTTCCCTTCTAACACCTTCACGAAATTGTCTTCGTTCTTGAAAACCCAATCAAAGCTTGCTTGCCAGCCACGATTGTTATCGCCCTTTAAGAAACTCGAAGCCTCCATTTTTTTAAAAACAGTTAGAATCTCATCTAAGGGATGTTTGGCATACCTTGCCCTTATATGCTTTTTTCTTTTATCCGTTAGTTGCTTAACCGGAGAAAAAGATTTGCAAATTTCGTTGAAGGATTCGACAACCTTTTTGAAGGGAATGTCTTCGGTAGAAGACTTAGTAGATACGTTAGTATCTACAATAATATTCTTGTCTTTATCTAACTCTTGTCTTTGTCTTATATATGGTACTGCGATTAGTCTCTCTATTAGTCCATTATTAGTCTTCGATTGGCCTTCGATTAGTTTTTGATTAGTGTCTGTGGTGGACCAATCCATGTAATAATATTTGCCAGCCGTTCTTGTTGTCCCTTTTTGATATCTTATTGCTCCACTATCATTAAGCCTTTGTCTCGCTCGAATGAATGCCGTTTTTGAGCATCCCATCCGTGCAATCAACCGATTATTGGGTAGATACAGCGGCTCTTTCCAACCGCTTTTGTTGGCATAGTCCAACAAAATAAAGTACAACTGTACTTCATACGGGGAAAAAGAATACGCCACATCTAACTCCCAAAATCGATTTATCAGCTCAATATATGTCATGTTTTTTTGCCTCCAATCAAAATCTGTAAAAACCCCGCACCCGTCGATGCGGGGAAAAGAGAAGGGGGATGGTCAGCTGAGACTGGTCAATATTTCTTTTGCCTGTTCTTCGCTCAAAAGGGCAAGGGATTTCACGCTGTATTTGGCTTTTATCATTTCAATGGTTTCTTTCTTTTTGTTCTCATCGTATTCTTCGAGTTTCTTATAAAGCTGTTTTATATGGGTAACGGATTCAGATGGTGAAACTTCTTCTTCGCTTTCATCCGGAGGAATTTCCTGGTAATCTGTATCTATCCAGTCGGTCTCATCCGGTACTTCTTCCACCATGTCTTCTCTTATTTCCTGCTTGGTGGTTTCATCCGCCGCAATTGCTTTTTGAACTTCGATGCTCATCGGAAGATATTTGCAAAGTTGCTTTATCACCGTTTTCTTTGCCATAGCATCGTAATCCGTAACCCAAGGCCCAGAGTTGGGGGATTTAGAGCGACTTCTTATCTTTTCAACATCTTCCTTTGACATAACCAAGAAAGAATATTGGCCATCCTTGAATTTTGCAACGGCGTAATACGCATATGCTTTTCCTCTATCTTTAAGAGCTGGTTTGTGTCGAAGCTTTGGCTCAAGCCCGTATTCGTATTCAAACTCATCGTTATCACAAACCTCATGCACGTCTATGTTCTGAATTTCTCCAGAACGTCTAACGAGATCAAGAAGGCCTTTGTATCCTATTTGAAACTGAACCTCTGTTGAATTGGTTTTTCTGTTGTAATAAGGAATTAAGTAAGCGTGACCTAAAACTCCAGGCTCCAAGCCAAGTTGTGCCGCCGTCATTATGGCTCCGAGAAGCGAAGCTTGAGATGCTTGAAGGAGCTTTGGATTCTTTCTCATTTCAGTTAAAGCAATTCTCGCTATTCTATCTGCATCCATATGCTTCGGTAATGCTTTCTGGATTTCTGGTTGCATTCTTTTCAGCAAGTCCTGGATTGTTTTATACGGGCTTGGTTTTATTCCTTGTTTTGCCTTTGCAGACAATTTATTCTTAACCTCACTTGTTGTTGACATCTTACATCCCCTCCTTAATTGTGAGTCTTCTATAGGAAGACTCTTTCGCATATTGTTCGTATAAATCAGAATGTTCTTTCTTGAAAGTTTTAGAATCGAATCTCTTAGTTTTTACTTGTTTCCAAGAAACGAAGTATTTATCTGTTCTTCCACTTTCGTGTTCTCCCAAAAGAGCCTTTATTCTGTTTTCTTTCTCAGTTTTCATCTCATCCAATTGCTTAATCTGTTCTACAAGGGCATTTCTTTCCTCAATGAGTTTATTTGCTTCGCCTGGAAGAGAAAGAATATCATCCGTTGTAGAAGATGGATACAAAATATTGAGTATCTCCGTTGAATTTTTTGAACCATCTATATCTGGAGGCGTTTTTGATTCAACACAATCCCAGAATTCTTTCTCAATTTTGATAAGATTCTGAATGAGTTCCTCATCTCTTTCCACCTTTTTCCAAACAAATTTGTTTCCACCAATCAAAACCGCTATGTATGCATAGTCGGTGTTCGTAACCGCCATGTAGTGTTGAACTTGAATGATATACTCTTGAGGGATTTCGTCATCCTTCCATTCTTTGGCGTTGTAGGCTGACGTGGTTTTACACTCCAGAATGGCATTTTCTCCAACTACTTTCCTATCTATGTTTGCGATCATGAAATCATATTCAGGATGAATGAGAATTGCATTAACTCTATGCACACGTTTGCCTGTTCTTTTCTCAAATTCTTTAGCAACGAGATCCTCAAGAATGTTTCCCCAATATGTGTATTCGTTATTAACATCTTTCTTGATTTCACCTATCTTTTCAAGATAAACCGCGAGCGGGGACTTAAAGCGGTTTAATCCCGCTATGGCCGCCGCATCAGAACCACCTATGCCTTTTCTTCTCGTTTCTTTCCATTCCTCGTAACTCATGCTCTTCGTATCAATTCTCATACGCCTAACCTCTCTTTCATGATTTCTTCTATTTCCCATAACCCGTAACCACGTTCTTTCTTTTTCTCCAAAACTTCTTTGAGGATATGTATTTTTCTCTTTTGATTTGCCAGCGCCCACATACGAGGATAAGCATTAGCGAGATAGTCAATAGCAAGAACAACGTCCATCTTTGAATATTTTCTGATGAGAGTTTTGATTTTTGCGTTTCCTTGTAGCTCTGTGATATACTTAGTTGTGATATTCTTATTTCGGGTTGTGGGCTCCTTCGTGGAGCTTCTTTTTTTACCCATTTTTCTTGCCACCTTTCTTTTTAAGTGCGCCTTTTACAAGCTGCTTACTGAATTTCTTCCACCAAGGTTTTTTTCTCATCTTTTCTCACTCCTCTCCAGAGGCCATTACTGAGCCAGTTTTCGTTTTTAATCTGCCGAACAAGCCGTGTTATTTGGGATTCGATAGCGTCCTGAGCTGAATCAATGTCTAAAATCTTTTTCAGGATTCCTTTAAGCTCAAGAGCAAATTCCATTTCTCCACGCATATTGTGAATCGTAATCAGGTTTTCTAAATGCCTTTTGAGATCGTCTTCTTCGGATTCGTATTTATCAAAATCCGATATGAGCTCGAATATCATTCGTGATGCTGCAATCGAATCGCAATTCTCAGCAAGCTGTTTACCTATCACCTCTTTTAATTTCATTTCTTTTCCTCCTTATCTCTTGTAAGTCGTACCAATCTTTTTCTCCGTGTCGAACGGGTGGTAATCCCCATTCTTTCTCCATCGAGCCTCGCTTAACAGCAATAAGGCATCCCATCTTGTCGATGATTGGAGCTTTTAACTCTCGCCGTAATTTGTGAATCTTTTTCTCCTGTGTAAGCATTTCTTTCAGAACTTCTGCAAACTTCATTTAGGATCGCCTCCCACCATAACCTTCTCTGTTTCGCTGTGTGATTGAATGCCCTTTGAAACTGCATCTTGAACGCCGTGCTCCACATTCTTTCCACCTCCTCTCAGAATTGCCATTATCTCTGGATCATTAACCATAACTTTTGCCAACTGTTGAATCTGCCTTGGTGACATGCTTTCACCTCACATTCTTCTTTTTCTTGTCACGCTATTCAATTGTCAAAGACCTTCACTCCCCATCCAAGTGGGCGGCGCTTAACCGCCCGCTTTTAGAATGCCCCTGCTAAGATGGTTTGCTTTGAACCGTATTTCGCTTCAAGCCTGCCAAGCGTGCGATTCAAATCATTCAAGCGCTTCTGGGATTTGTTGAATTTAATTCTTTCGTTGAAAATGAGCCATCTTGTTTCTTCGATTGTGAGCTCATCCAGCTTTTTATACGTTCTATGGCTGAACAAATTGCCTTTTTGTTGAACTACTCCTACGAGACCACTTTTTCTACTTGCCCTCACGGCATACTTTCCAAGAGCTGCACGCCATACCGTTGAAATGTTTGGAATCCTGCCGTGAACATCATAGGATTTTGCGAGGCTCTTAAATCTTTCATTCACAATTTCAAGCTGGGAAAGGGTAGCATTCACAAATTCATCTCCGTAATAACTGCGAATGAGTTCGCCCTTGGTTGCGTTTTTTAGGAGTGCCAACTGTTCAGAACGTGTTGTCAACTTTTTTCACCGCCTTTCCTTTTAAAGTGGAGAAAAACATCTTTAGAAGGGGCTCGGTTCTTTCAAAATCCTCAATGACCATGCCAAAAATGTTTATGCTATCTTCGTTCCAATCAAATGGATCGTTGATCGCCTTCGGTAATAACGGCCTAAGAGATACCAGAACTTTTCCTAAATCAAGAATGCAATTCTCCAATTGAATCCTTTCGTTTTCCCTAATCGCTTCTGGATCGTTTTTAACTTCTTCTATTGCTTGAGCCATTAAGGAAGGTTTTTGGGTTGTGGGCACCTCGATGATTTCTGGCTCAGATGGTTCGCTTTGAGAAGTTTTAGCCATTTCGGCAACTTTGCCGTTTTGGCTAAAATCATCATTGAGAATATGGGACACTGTTCGCTGAGGAATTTTCACTTCTTCTGCAATTTCTTGTTGTGTTTTCCCTTGTTGGCGAAGTTCTACTATCTTTTGCCTGTCTTCCTCGTCCCATTTTTTTCTCAAATCTTCCGTCCAATAACGAATGGTTCTCAAAGGTACTTTTGCCATCTCAGCCCATTTCTTGAGGTCATCGCCTTTTTTAATTTGCTTTAGGATGTACTCTTTCTTTTCTCTGTTTGAAAGAAAAACGCCGTGGCCCGCATTAAGGGAAACCGGCAACGCACGTGCTTCAAAGTCAGTCATTTCCTCAATGTCCGCTTCGATCTTTTTGTATCCAAGGGACTTATTGGCTTGTAATCTGTGATATCCATCTATTAGGAGATATCTGCCGTTTGGTTTCTTTTTAACGATGATTGCCGGTAGTACTTGGCCGCTTGAAAGCGTATCAGCGTACTGCTCAATGGCTTCCCTGTTTTCGTGGAAACGGGGCCAAAAAGATTCGTCGAAATCTACCTTGTCGATCTCTATTGCAAGAACTGCCATTTTTTCACCTCCTATTCGTAAGATTTATTCAATTGTCAAAGACCTATTCGTTACACCCCAGCGGGGGTTTTCTTTTTCGTGCTATCCTTTGATTGAGGAAACAAATCCTCAACTTTTACGTTGAAAAAGTCGGCAAGCTTGAAAGCAACGTTCATGGAGGGATTGCGATGTCCGTTTTCAATCATTGAAAGAGCAGGTTGTGTAATACCAATAGCTTTGGCCACTTCTTCAACCGTCAAATTTCGTTGTTTTCTCATAACTTTTAGTTTATTCATTCGTCTCACCTCCATATCTCAAAGTTATTATATAACATTCAGTTATAGAAGTCAACTTGTTAGTGTTTAAATATCTTTAAGTTATGTTTTCATTTTTATAACAACAGGTGATATAATTTGGATACAATGTTGGTAGATAAAAGAGTGATTGGTGAAAGAATAAAAAAATTAAGAGCTTCTAAAAAGCTTAAAGTTAGAGAACTTGCAGATATGTTAGGAATTACTCAACCCGCTTTGTCGATGATAGAAGCTGGGAGGCGTGGCATTTCTATTGAAATTGCGAGAAAACTCTCAGACATATTCAATGTCTCTATTGATTACATACTCGGCAACACAGACGATCCCACTCCTCCCAAAAAGATAGAAGACAAAGTGAAACTTTCCGGAGGAAGCTCGACCTTTTCTTTTGAAAAAATCCAACTCAAACCCATTCCTGTATACGACGGTGCTTCTGCTGGGAAAATAGGAATGTTTCCAAATGAAAATGAGATTGTTGAATATGCAACTATTCCCGTAGATTCACCAGGGAAATATGGTGTAATAGTCCATGGAAACTCTATGGAACCCGAAATATCTGATGGAGATATCGTTATTGTAGATGCAGAACAAGATGTTCCTAACGGGAAAAAAGCGGTTGTATGTGTAGATGGCGGAATTTTAGTAAAGGTACTCTACAGACAAAATGGAACAGCCACGCTTGTGAGCTTAAATCCAAAATATCCGCCAATAATAATAAAATCTTCCGAGATCCCATCTTATATTTTGGGAAAGGTTATATTGATAATTAAGAAAGTAAAATGAGTCAAATGGTTTAATAAAAAAAGGGGGGGGAAGAAAGTGAAAAATTATGCTTTGCTTATAGTTTTTAGCATCGTACTGGCATTAATTCTTTCCAGCTGTTTGAAATTTGTTCCTCCAAAACCTCAAATACCCACGAATCTAAAAGTTATTTCTTACACATCTAATACAATATCTATTTCATGGTCAGAAGACAATTCAAGTAATAATGTTTCATTTGAAGTATGGCATTCAATGGATGGAAGCGATTTTACTTTAGCAGCCACTACATCTTCTGATAATTATACAGATATCAATCTCTCTCCAAATACAATGTACTACTATAAAGTAAGAGCTCATAACGACGGAGGATATTCAAATTTTTCAAATGTAATATCACAGAAAACAAAAGATGTTTCTCCTATTGCTCCATCTAATCTTTATGTAAGTTCTTATTCAACTAATACAATAACTCTTTCGTGGAATGATAACTCAAACAATGAAACTGGATTTGAAATATGGAGATCATTGGATGGTTATTCTTTCTCAAAAATAAAGGATTTGAGCGCTAATACCACTTCTTATACAGATATAGGTCTATCACCAGATACAACATATTATTATAAAGTAAGAGCTTATAATGATGTGGGATATTCGAGTTATTCGAATATGGCTTACCAAACAACTGACACTGTTATCACAATTCCAACAGCTCCAACTAATTTAAAAGTTACAGGTTCTGATTCTGATAGTATTAGTCTTAGGTGGGATGATAATTCAGATAATGAAGATGGTTTTAAGATATATCGCTCATCTTCTTATTATGGAACTTATAGCTTGATAGGTACAAATATAGATGATGACAACTATTATACTGATAAAGGTTTAGATTCAAATACAACGTACTATTACAAGGTAACTGCCTATAATTCAGCAGGGGAATCTTCGTACTCCAATATAGTTTCAGGAACCACTTCGGCACCATCTTATGCTCATGCCAAAATATTGCAAACCAATTCTTATGTAGATAGTATTGGGTATCTCAATGTAATTGGCGTTGTTCAAAATGATGGCACAGAAAACTTAAAATATGTAGAAATAGATGCTACGTTCTACGATAAGAATAATAATGTTGTTGGGAGCAATTTTACTTACACATATATGGATATACTCACGCCTGGTCAGAAATCCCCATTTGATGTTTTTATCTCTAAACCTGCAAATTATGATCACTATAAGCTTTCTCTCTCTTATGAGGAAACAACTGATGAACCATTCCAAGGATTGAAAATCCAAGGAGTAACTCATCATACGGATAATTACGGGTATTACTATATTGATGGTGAAGTGAAAAATACAAACACAACTAAAGCAAAATATGTGGAAGTTGTTGCAACGCTCTACGATTCAACAGGCAAAATAGTATATGCCAAGTTTACCTATACAAATTCCGATATATCTTATGGCCAAACATCTTCATTTGAGGTTATAGTAAATACCTCTGAAGTGCCTGGAAATATCGTAAGTTTTGATTTACAAGTCCAAGCTTCAGATTAGGAGAAAAAGATCTTTATATTTCTGGTAAAGTTGTCTATATAATCAAATTTCCAAAATAGGGGGATAGAACTATGAAGAAGATCATATTTGTGGTGATTGGGGTATTACTTTTGTCAATGTTGCTTACGGGATGTTCGCCAGTAGAGGTTGCAAAAAATGTTAAGTCATCCTCTTCTTTGGATAAAGCATCTCTTGAGATTATAGGCGATACTTTGAATTCCCACAACGATAGCATTTCATTTGTAGCAGAAGAGGTAGCCAAAAATTTCAGCGCATTAAATATGGAAGAACAATTCATACCTTCATTTAATCTTTCCAAACTTATAGATAAAATGGAGGAAGAGGGAAATTCTTTCTTACCAACGCTTGCTTTAAATGAACTTTTTTCATTAAAGGTTTCAACGGGAAAAAACAAATATGGTGATAAAATACTTCTTTTCAAGCTTACCCCAGCATTATATGATTTTGATACTTTAAATGCGGAAAGAGTATTTTATCTTATTTTAAAGGTCTTTAATAATAACTTTGAGGATAAATTTGATTATGTAAGTTTGATCATATCTCCGAGTGAAACAGGTGCTTTATCCTCAATAGAACAGAATGACAATTCAAATATCCTAAAAAACTTCTACTTCTTTTCTATACCTTCTAAAGAGATTCCTTTGAGTTTAAGCGAAGACGGATTTCACAACAATGTATTTATGATAGGTACCGATTGGAAAGTGAAACATTCCTTTCCATTGCATTCACTTGGCCTATTCTCGGTGCTCAATGAATCATCAGAAAAAGTAGGAGAAGAAAGCATAAATTGGGGTTGGACTTTTTTTCAGCATCATCGATTTGATAGTTCTTTACTAAGTTACTATTGCGGGATGAAAAGTTTCCCGATTCTTTCTAACAATTTCAAAGCTCTTTATCTGAATGATTTAGCAGTTCTTTACCATGAAGGATTTGCTGATTTTCAGAGTTATGAAGGGCTAATATTACAGGCATTCAAATATAAGCCCACTGATAATGAGA is a genomic window of Mesoaciditoga lauensis cd-1655R = DSM 25116 containing:
- a CDS encoding fibronectin type III domain-containing protein, with protein sequence MKNYALLIVFSIVLALILSSCLKFVPPKPQIPTNLKVISYTSNTISISWSEDNSSNNVSFEVWHSMDGSDFTLAATTSSDNYTDINLSPNTMYYYKVRAHNDGGYSNFSNVISQKTKDVSPIAPSNLYVSSYSTNTITLSWNDNSNNETGFEIWRSLDGYSFSKIKDLSANTTSYTDIGLSPDTTYYYKVRAYNDVGYSSYSNMAYQTTDTVITIPTAPTNLKVTGSDSDSISLRWDDNSDNEDGFKIYRSSSYYGTYSLIGTNIDDDNYYTDKGLDSNTTYYYKVTAYNSAGESSYSNIVSGTTSAPSYAHAKILQTNSYVDSIGYLNVIGVVQNDGTENLKYVEIDATFYDKNNNVVGSNFTYTYMDILTPGQKSPFDVFISKPANYDHYKLSLSYEETTDEPFQGLKIQGVTHHTDNYGYYYIDGEVKNTNTTKAKYVEVVATLYDSTGKIVYAKFTYTNSDISYGQTSSFEVIVNTSEVPGNIVSFDLQVQASD
- a CDS encoding YqaJ viral recombinase family protein, whose translation is MRIDTKSMSYEEWKETRRKGIGGSDAAAIAGLNRFKSPLAVYLEKIGEIKKDVNNEYTYWGNILEDLVAKEFEKRTGKRVHRVNAILIHPEYDFMIANIDRKVVGENAILECKTTSAYNAKEWKDDEIPQEYIIQVQHYMAVTNTDYAYIAVLIGGNKFVWKKVERDEELIQNLIKIEKEFWDCVESKTPPDIDGSKNSTEILNILYPSSTTDDILSLPGEANKLIEERNALVEQIKQLDEMKTEKENRIKALLGEHESGRTDKYFVSWKQVKTKRFDSKTFKKEHSDLYEQYAKESSYRRLTIKEGM
- a CDS encoding XRE family transcriptional regulator — protein: MLVDKRVIGERIKKLRASKKLKVRELADMLGITQPALSMIEAGRRGISIEIARKLSDIFNVSIDYILGNTDDPTPPKKIEDKVKLSGGSSTFSFEKIQLKPIPVYDGASAGKIGMFPNENEIVEYATIPVDSPGKYGVIVHGNSMEPEISDGDIVIVDAEQDVPNGKKAVVCVDGGILVKVLYRQNGTATLVSLNPKYPPIIIKSSEIPSYILGKVILIIKKVK
- a CDS encoding ParB N-terminal domain-containing protein encodes the protein MAVLAIEIDKVDFDESFWPRFHENREAIEQYADTLSSGQVLPAIIVKKKPNGRYLLIDGYHRLQANKSLGYKKIEADIEEMTDFEARALPVSLNAGHGVFLSNREKKEYILKQIKKGDDLKKWAEMAKVPLRTIRYWTEDLRKKWDEEDRQKIVELRQQGKTQQEIAEEVKIPQRTVSHILNDDFSQNGKVAEMAKTSQSEPSEPEIIEVPTTQKPSLMAQAIEEVKNDPEAIRENERIQLENCILDLGKVLVSLRPLLPKAINDPFDWNEDSINIFGMVIEDFERTEPLLKMFFSTLKGKAVKKVDNTF
- a CDS encoding TPR end-of-group domain-containing protein; translation: MKKIIFVVIGVLLLSMLLTGCSPVEVAKNVKSSSSLDKASLEIIGDTLNSHNDSISFVAEEVAKNFSALNMEEQFIPSFNLSKLIDKMEEEGNSFLPTLALNELFSLKVSTGKNKYGDKILLFKLTPALYDFDTLNAERVFYLILKVFNNNFEDKFDYVSLIISPSETGALSSIEQNDNSNILKNFYFFSIPSKEIPLSLSEDGFHNNVFMIGTDWKVKHSFPLHSLGLFSVLNESSEKVGEESINWGWTFFQHHRFDSSLLSYYCGMKSFPILSNNFKALYLNDLAVLYHEGFADFQSYEGLILQAFKYKPTDNEILSYLYWNKAVIDIHNNDIDLAISDIKKCITLDKRQLKDVEESADFKVLKDNPKFQQMLQQFK
- the recT gene encoding recombination protein RecT, translating into MSTTSEVKNKLSAKAKQGIKPSPYKTIQDLLKRMQPEIQKALPKHMDADRIARIALTEMRKNPKLLQASQASLLGAIMTAAQLGLEPGVLGHAYLIPYYNRKTNSTEVQFQIGYKGLLDLVRRSGEIQNIDVHEVCDNDEFEYEYGLEPKLRHKPALKDRGKAYAYYAVAKFKDGQYSFLVMSKEDVEKIRSRSKSPNSGPWVTDYDAMAKKTVIKQLCKYLPMSIEVQKAIAADETTKQEIREDMVEEVPDETDWIDTDYQEIPPDESEEEVSPSESVTHIKQLYKKLEEYDENKKKETIEMIKAKYSVKSLALLSEEQAKEILTSLS
- a CDS encoding helix-turn-helix transcriptional regulator — translated: MNKLKVMRKQRNLTVEEVAKAIGITQPALSMIENGHRNPSMNVAFKLADFFNVKVEDLFPQSKDSTKKKTPAGV
- a CDS encoding ATP-binding protein, yielding MKLNSTRAQRAQDSQKKISQRRFTTPREMLDNCLEKCPGPYECPYGGVLIFESSPTEQPIPIVCPRYQSWLKQVELEHKLREIVPDNLADKSFENFMIRSASSGEALKLMKKYVKARAWEQGANILITGPYGAGKTHLAIATIRKAIEVGDTAALVLAVDLLHGGFQAIDERFEALRGVDLLVIDDLTTEFENKYFLQRAFELIEHRYRQKRGTVFTTNLPMRDFMNALGSKMFSRLYESLLTIEIKDVDDYRKTLRDKNLEWLKEE
- the dut gene encoding dUTP diphosphatase; amino-acid sequence: MNTTEKEYPEVKTNKMLFHKHYTDAGWDLESIEDVIVPAQEFTPMIHTGVKVAIPEGYFGLVKERSSMAAKGIFVMGGVIDSGYRGEIMVNLANIGGYDYEIQSGDRIAQLIILPCSAVMVKDELPDSNRGEDGFGSTGR